Below is a window of Isachenkonia alkalipeptolytica DNA.
ACTATAAAAACGAGCATTAGAATACTCGTTTTTAAAGAAATAAATGATATGAAACCCTGTATTTTTTAAGATTATTAGACAGGTCTTATTTAACTTTACAAAGTCTCATTTAGTTCTACAATTGACCGATTTGAATTAAATTTACATTTTACTAGGAATTTTGGTGGAAATAGAGTAAAATAGTGAGGGAGTAAGAAAAGCAACAATAGAGATTTGAGGTGAAAGATGTATGAAGACCCATTTGCCAAACTTACTTACTTTTGGGAATCTTTCTCTAGGGATCCTTGCAATTATAAGTGTCTTTTCAGAGGATTATACCCTATCATCAATTTTGATTATTTTAGCTGCCTTTATGGACCGGTTTGACGGACAACTGGCAAGGAAACTGGATGTGGAAAGCGAAATCGGAAAGCAGTTGGACTCCTTAAGTGATTTGATTTCTTTTGGGGTGGCACCGGCAATTTTAATATGGAGTTACAGCCTTCAGACCTTTGGATTTATCGGAATTATTATTATTGTAATATTTGCGATAAGCGGGGCTTATCGATTGGCTAAGTTTAACGTCACAGATTTTGCCGGAACTTTTAGTGGTATACCCATCACTTTAGCCGGAGGAATCGTGGCTCTCGTAACGTTGTATTCCATTAACTACTACATGCACGATTATGTGGTGCTCATTATTGTTCCGTTGCTTTCTTATTCCATGGTCAGTAAAAAAATCCACTTAAAGAAAAAGTGAAGGCTCCTTTCGGGGTCTTTGATTTCGGTAATGGAAAACCAGTAAAGGGTGTTTAGCGTGAAGTACATTCATGGAGAAAATATTTTTGATAAATTTCGAGAAAAACGTGAAAGCTTAATTATTATGCTGAAAAATGGGGATATTTCTAAAAAAGAATATATTGAAGAGACCTATTATTATATCAGAGAACAGGAGATTAAACCCTTTAAGATTGTGGATAATTTTAATAAAGCGGTGTTTAATTATCAGTACTATAATATGATGGCGAAATATTCCAAATTAAAGGCTAAGGAAATTCAAAAATTCGGGAAACATTTTCAGCAGATGAAAAACCATTTTGAAAAGGTTAATTATTATTATCACAAAAAAAATCAAACTACTTTAAAAGCCCTAGAATTAAGAAATTTTGAAAATGTGGAAGCTTATTATATCAAAGTGAAATCAATACACTTGAAGAATAAGCTTTTTGAGATTGTGTTTCATGAAGATGCGAAAGTAGTTTTCCATTCCAACAGTGAGTGGTTAGCGAAACGTCTTGAAGAAGAGGGAGTTTTTTCCTGTGGGAAAAAACAATCGGTTATTGAAAGCTACGTTAATGAACGGTATTAATTTCCATGCTTGAGTCTATGATAAATGGGTAGAATAACAATATCATACCTGATGCTACAAAATGTACAACAAAGTACAAATATCAAACCTTAAAGGAAGTGGAGGATGATAAGATGTATAAGATTAAAAGTGCAGAGAAGTTTCTATGGGATGGTATTGACCTGGAGGGAAAAAAAGTATTAGAAGGAGGAACCAGCTGGGGAAACACTACGGATCTTATTGCGAAAAAAGTTCGTGAAAACCAGTGGTCCACAGAGTTGATTTCCATCGATATCGATGACAGCCACTTTGAAGAAATCGAAGAAAGGCTTCAAAATGATTTTAAGAGCTTATCTCTTCGAAGGGGAGATCTTAGTAATTTGGATTTTATTGACGATCAATCCATCGACGTAATTATTTGTAATTATACCCTATCCTCTGTAGATCAGTTTCCCATGCGGGCACTAAGCGCCCTGAAGGAATTTTATCGGGTATTGAAACCCGGGGGGGACCTTCTGATCACGGAAGAGATGCCTATTTGGTCTGTGGATTCTACATCCTATCCCTACTGGTCTAAGAGACTTAGAATCATTAAAAGCATAAGTGTTTTACGGGGAATGTCATATTTTAATGAGATTCACCCGAAGGATTTAGAAGTATCCCTTATTACCACAGGATTCAAAGATATTATCTGGAATGAGTTTACTGAAAAGATCAATGCTGAGAGGGCAACGAAATTTCTCGATAAAAGAAAACAGACTTTGATTAAAGGCTCCGATGATTTAGAAAATAAAAAGGTTAATGACGGCCTGACGGAACTGACGGAGGAGCTGGTCAAAGAATTTTCCGGAACTGAGGAATTTTCCGCCCCGGGCTATGTATTAAGAGGGAGAAAATAAAGTATTATGAAGAGGCCGGAGGGTCTCTTCTTTTATGAGTAAAAATAAGATGAAAAATCATAGACTGACGAGGCGCCATAACAATATTATGGTAAACCAAACCAATGATTGAATGGCGAAGTATGGTAAAATTCTTTGTAAGATAAGGAGGCGTAGTATTGAAAAAAGGAGAAGTATATGAAGGAATTGTTGAAAAACTTAGGTATGGTGGAAAAAGTCAAGTACTCCTGGAAGGGGAAATCGTAGAGGTGAAAAACGTGTTACCCGGCCAAAAAATTCGCCTTCGGGTAACAAAAAATCGACGAAACAAAAAACAGGGAAAGGTCTTGGAGGTTCTTGAATCTTCCCCCCTGGAAACTGAAGAGACCTGTAAACATTTTGGTCGTTGCGGCGGTTGTTTTATGCAGTCCATCCCCTATAAAGAGCAAGTGAAAATCAAAGAAAGTCAAATTCGAAGTCTTTTCGAGCAGGAAAATATCGAAGTTAAAGAATTTTTGCCGATTAAAAAAAGCCCGAAGGTTTTTGAATACCGAAACAAAATGGAGTTTACCTTCGGGGACGAAGAGAAAAATGGTCCCATCACTTTAGGGATGCATAAAAAAGGTCTGCATCACGATATAGTTACGGTGGATGATTGCCGAATTATGGATGAGGATTTTCGAAGGATTCTGGTAACGGTGTTAAATTATGCGAAGAGAAATAGTTTGAGTCAGTACAACTCCATGAGGCATGAAGGCTTTCTTCGTCACTTAGTAGTAAGAAAAGGGTATTATACCGACGAGATAGTCATTCACTTAGTAAGTACTACCCAGGATCATCACAATTTTGAGATTTTAGGCGAGGAGCTTCGAGAATTAGAACTGAAGGGAAAGATTGTTGGATTTCTTCACTCATTAAATGACGGATTGGCGGATGTTGTAAAAAGTGATGAAATGCGAGTAATCTTCGGCAATAAAGAATACCGGGAAAAACTTTTTGATTTAACCTTTGAAATTTCCCCCTATTCCTTTTTTCAAACCAACACATTAGGGGCGGAAAGTCTTTATGAGGAAGTGATTGATTTTCTAGGAGACATAGAAGGGAAAACCGTATTAGACCTCTACTCTGGTACGGGAACCATTGCCCAGGTTTTGGCAAAGGATGCAAAGAAAGTGATAGGCATAGAATTGGTGGAAGAGGCGGTGACAAAAGCCAAGAAAAATGCCGAGATAAATAAATTAGATAATTGTACCTTCATCCCCGGGGACGTAAAGGCAAAGATGCAGGAAATTCCGGAAAAACCGGATGCATTGGTAATCGATCCTCCAAGAGAAGGCATCCATGATAAAGCCCTAGGAGACATTTTGTCTTATCAATTAAATGAAATGGTTTATGTGTCCTGTAATCCCAAAAGCCTGGTGAAGAATTTAAAAACTTTTCAAGAGGCGGGATATAGGGTTGAAAAAGCACGGGGAGTAGATCTTTTCCCTCATACGGCCCATGTTGAAGTCGTAACACTACTTACTAAGAATAACGAAGCTTAGTAAGTAGATGGCAGTGAAAATCACCAAATCAAGAATTTGAGATTTCCTTGCATAAGTTCGTCTACAACTCCTTTGTCGTTGGACGAGCTAATATACGTCTCATGTCAAGATTCCCCAAGAAGACCTGGGTGATTGGATAGGAATCGATTACTGAAGTCGTAACACTACTTACTAAGAATAACGAAGCTTAGTAAGTAGATGTACGTCTCATGTCAAGATTCCCCAAGAAGACCTGGGTGATTGGATAGGAATCGATTACTCTTAAATGAGTTAGTTTCTATATAGATGTATAGTAAGCCATTCGAGGAAAGTTGACAATGTTGAAAAAGTTCCATACAATAAAGAAGATTAAGAGTTATCAAAATAATGGGACTATAATCATTTGGAGGGATTAAAATGCAAAAAAATACGGAAGTTATTCATGCTAAGCAAAAGCTTGACAAGGAAACCGGATCTCATATCAGTCCATTGTATCAAACCTCAACCTATGTTCTTCCGGATTTTGATGAAGCGGTGCGTTTGAATCAAAATATTGATCAGGGGTTTGTTTACAGTCGTTTCGGGAATCCCACCGTGGATGAATTCGAAAAGAAGGTTGCCCATCTGGAACAAGCAGAAGCAGCCTTGGGAACCGCTTCAGGATTGGGGGCTATTTCTACCGCTGTGCTATCCCTGGTAAAGTCAGGCGATCATATGATTTTTGGGGATGTGATTTATGGCTGTACCTTTGCTCTTTTTACAAAGATTCTTCCGGATTTCGATGTAGACTACAGCATTGTGGATACGACTGATGTAAGTGCCGTCCGTAGTGCCATAAAGCCCAACACAAAACTGATCTATATAGAAACCCCAGCGAATCCCACATTAAAAATATCGGATATTAAAGAAATCGCAAAATTAAAGAATAAAGGGGACTCTCTTCATTTGATAGTAGACAGCACCTTTGCTTCCCCCTACCTTCAAAATCCCGTTGTTCTTGGTGCAGATTTGGTAGTGCACAGCGCAACTAAATACTTAAATGGCCATGGAACAGTAACCGCCGGAGTAATTGCAGGGAAAAAATCCTTGGTTGATCGATGCCGTATGCCCTATATGCAGTGTTTTGGAGCCGTATTGGATCCTTTTGGGGCTTGGACAATTATGCAAGGCATGAAGACCTTAGGTGTCCGTATGGAGAAACACTGTGAAAATGCCATGGAGGTTGCAACATACTTAAAAAATCATCCCAAGGTAGATAATGTCTACTACCCCGGCTTAGAGGACCATCCCGGCCATGAAACTGCCAAGGAACAAATGGGGGGATTTGGAGGAATGATGAGTGTGGATATTAAAGGGGGAGTAGAAGGTGTTCGAAGGATGCTGAATAATATGAATGTTTTTAGCCTTGCCACAAGTCTTGGGAATGTGGATTCTCTTATACAACATTCACCTTCCATGAGTCATTTTGATATGACAAAAGAAGAGCGGGAAAAGGTGGGGATTTATGAGGGACAAATACGTCTTTCTGTGGGAATAGAAGATGTCCAGGACTTAATTGAGGATTTGGAACAAGGCTTAAGAAGGGTTTGATCAACTGAGAGAAAGTATATAGGATAAAAAGAGTTAGCCCTTTGGGCTAGCTTTTTTCTTTGAGGGAGGTCCCCTTTTCTATAAAAAGTGGCTTTTTCAAGGGTTAGTTTCATGTTATAATGATATTTGTGAAAGTTTTAAGGAGGATGAAAATGAAAAAGAAAGAAGATATAAAAGTTGTTGTAGGGATGTCGGGAGGTGTTGATTCCTCTGTCGCGGTACTCTTACTGAAACAGCAGGGATATGACGTCGTAGGAATCTTTATGAAAAACTGGGATGAAGAAGCCTTAGGAGGAGAATGCACCGCCACGGAGGATTATGAGGATGTTCGAAGAGTCTGTGGGAAAATCGGCATTCCCTATTATACAGTGAACTTTGAGAAGGAGTACTGGGATAATGTGTTCACCTATTTCTTAGAGGAGTATAAAAAAGGCAGAACTCCCAACCCTGATGTAATGTGCAATAAAGAGATTAAATTCAATGTATTCTTAAAATATGCAGAGTCCATTGGTGCAGATTATTTAGCGACAGGACATTTTGCTCGAATTCAGTATGAAAATGGTTACTATGCACTTTTAAGGGGGGCAGATCCTAATAAGGATCAAACCTATTTTCTTAACACGTTGGGACAGGAACAGTTGTCCAAAGCCATGTTCCCTGTGGGAGAGCTTACAAAACAAGAAATACGAGAGATTGCAGAGAAACATGAACTAATTACTGCGGATAAAAAAGACAGCACAGGAATATGCTTTATCGGAGAACGGGACTTTAAGGATTTTTTAAGCAATTATCTACCGGCTACCCCGGGGAAAATGAGGACGATTACCGGAGAGGTAAAGGGAGAACATGACGGGTTGATGTACTATACCCTCGGGCAACGAAAAGGCCTTGGCATTGGCGGATCTGGCTCCGGTTCTGGAGAACCCTGGTTTGCAGCCCATAAAGACCTGGTTCATAATACTTTATATGTGGTGCAAGGAGCCAACCACCCGGCATTGTTTTCGAAGGGTTTATATGCCAGTGATTTGAGCTGGGTAGAAGGAATCTCCCCCGGGACAACAATTCAGTGTACTGCGAAGTTTCGCTATAGACAAAAAGACCAAAAGGTACTGGTAAAAACCATGGAAGATGGTAACTGTAAAGTCATTTTTGATGAGCCGCAAAAAGCGGTTACACCGGGGCAGGCAGTTGTGTTTTATGAAGGGGAAAAGTGTCTGGGCGGTGGAATTATTGATGAGGTGTTTCACTATTAAAAGATGATAGATAAGAGCAAGTATATAATTACAGAAGATATTTAAAAGGATAAGAGTGTATCTTATCCTTTTTTTGGTGTATGCCCGGCATGGACGATAACTTGGCGGTGAAGGTACACTGTGGGCTTGGTAGCGGGAACCACTAGCCGGGGGCAAGGGCGTCCTCGGCGAATTCTAACCCGAAAGCCAAATCTAAGCAAGGTACTGAAAAGCTACTGGAGCGAATTCTCCACAAGTGAAATCTCTACGAAGCGTGCAAAAGAGTCAAGAGAAACTAAGGAAAACATGGAGTAGACGGTATGGAGGTAGAAGATCTCCTGCCATACCTAAAAGAGAAGGTAGACTCACTAATCTAAGAAATACTCGAAGGGAAATATGAGCCCAAACCAGTGAGAAGAGTTGAAATTCCCAAGGATAACGGTAAGATGAGACTGTTTAGGATACCGACGGTAATCGACCGAATGATCCAATAGTCCAATACTAAATAAAACCATAACTAATCAATGACTGATTAATCATGGTTTTAAAAGTTTATCCAAACAGCACAAGAAAATTAGATTGTCATAGTAGAAGCGCCGTATACGAGATCCTTATGTACGGTGCTGTGAGAGGTCGGTGAATGAATTAATCATTCACCTCCTACTCGATCAATAGAATTCTGATTATTAAAACCACATTGAAAACA
It encodes the following:
- a CDS encoding DUF6648 family protein, whose protein sequence is MKYIHGENIFDKFREKRESLIIMLKNGDISKKEYIEETYYYIREQEIKPFKIVDNFNKAVFNYQYYNMMAKYSKLKAKEIQKFGKHFQQMKNHFEKVNYYYHKKNQTTLKALELRNFENVEAYYIKVKSIHLKNKLFEIVFHEDAKVVFHSNSEWLAKRLEEEGVFSCGKKQSVIESYVNERY
- the pssA gene encoding CDP-diacylglycerol--serine O-phosphatidyltransferase produces the protein MKTHLPNLLTFGNLSLGILAIISVFSEDYTLSSILIILAAFMDRFDGQLARKLDVESEIGKQLDSLSDLISFGVAPAILIWSYSLQTFGFIGIIIIVIFAISGAYRLAKFNVTDFAGTFSGIPITLAGGIVALVTLYSINYYMHDYVVLIIVPLLSYSMVSKKIHLKKK
- the rlmD gene encoding 23S rRNA (uracil(1939)-C(5))-methyltransferase RlmD, whose amino-acid sequence is MKKGEVYEGIVEKLRYGGKSQVLLEGEIVEVKNVLPGQKIRLRVTKNRRNKKQGKVLEVLESSPLETEETCKHFGRCGGCFMQSIPYKEQVKIKESQIRSLFEQENIEVKEFLPIKKSPKVFEYRNKMEFTFGDEEKNGPITLGMHKKGLHHDIVTVDDCRIMDEDFRRILVTVLNYAKRNSLSQYNSMRHEGFLRHLVVRKGYYTDEIVIHLVSTTQDHHNFEILGEELRELELKGKIVGFLHSLNDGLADVVKSDEMRVIFGNKEYREKLFDLTFEISPYSFFQTNTLGAESLYEEVIDFLGDIEGKTVLDLYSGTGTIAQVLAKDAKKVIGIELVEEAVTKAKKNAEINKLDNCTFIPGDVKAKMQEIPEKPDALVIDPPREGIHDKALGDILSYQLNEMVYVSCNPKSLVKNLKTFQEAGYRVEKARGVDLFPHTAHVEVVTLLTKNNEA
- a CDS encoding trans-sulfuration enzyme family protein, producing MQKNTEVIHAKQKLDKETGSHISPLYQTSTYVLPDFDEAVRLNQNIDQGFVYSRFGNPTVDEFEKKVAHLEQAEAALGTASGLGAISTAVLSLVKSGDHMIFGDVIYGCTFALFTKILPDFDVDYSIVDTTDVSAVRSAIKPNTKLIYIETPANPTLKISDIKEIAKLKNKGDSLHLIVDSTFASPYLQNPVVLGADLVVHSATKYLNGHGTVTAGVIAGKKSLVDRCRMPYMQCFGAVLDPFGAWTIMQGMKTLGVRMEKHCENAMEVATYLKNHPKVDNVYYPGLEDHPGHETAKEQMGGFGGMMSVDIKGGVEGVRRMLNNMNVFSLATSLGNVDSLIQHSPSMSHFDMTKEEREKVGIYEGQIRLSVGIEDVQDLIEDLEQGLRRV
- the mnmA gene encoding tRNA 2-thiouridine(34) synthase MnmA, which produces MKKKEDIKVVVGMSGGVDSSVAVLLLKQQGYDVVGIFMKNWDEEALGGECTATEDYEDVRRVCGKIGIPYYTVNFEKEYWDNVFTYFLEEYKKGRTPNPDVMCNKEIKFNVFLKYAESIGADYLATGHFARIQYENGYYALLRGADPNKDQTYFLNTLGQEQLSKAMFPVGELTKQEIREIAEKHELITADKKDSTGICFIGERDFKDFLSNYLPATPGKMRTITGEVKGEHDGLMYYTLGQRKGLGIGGSGSGSGEPWFAAHKDLVHNTLYVVQGANHPALFSKGLYASDLSWVEGISPGTTIQCTAKFRYRQKDQKVLVKTMEDGNCKVIFDEPQKAVTPGQAVVFYEGEKCLGGGIIDEVFHY
- a CDS encoding class I SAM-dependent methyltransferase: MYKIKSAEKFLWDGIDLEGKKVLEGGTSWGNTTDLIAKKVRENQWSTELISIDIDDSHFEEIEERLQNDFKSLSLRRGDLSNLDFIDDQSIDVIICNYTLSSVDQFPMRALSALKEFYRVLKPGGDLLITEEMPIWSVDSTSYPYWSKRLRIIKSISVLRGMSYFNEIHPKDLEVSLITTGFKDIIWNEFTEKINAERATKFLDKRKQTLIKGSDDLENKKVNDGLTELTEELVKEFSGTEEFSAPGYVLRGRK